Proteins encoded by one window of Chondromyces crocatus:
- a CDS encoding right-handed parallel beta-helix repeat-containing protein: MMKRPHALAAPLLAVLTVLALSVGLTRSAAAQTTIPGGNVINQTWTTAGSPYVVQGDIVVPAGATLTIEAGTQVHFTSSDGQVSGVDTARVEMTVRGTLNVNGTAASPVVFQASSGSSPGSWYGVRADQASTVLNTSYLEVRHARFGVHVSNGEQTLTRITARNNTNGIYFAEGGSGSVVDSVIRDNSNDGIYAGVLAGSTASVDVVGSTLYGNTGYGLNARGASGANLTVHVRNSVVVGNSVGVYRFSSSGTTTVDVTHSNVWANSGSDYSGTTAGTGSFSANPLFVNEPSNLRLSANSPARFASSTNTDIGALPYTGDATTGLLGVLWNDLTLGAAGSPHLVTGDLTVAPGVTLTLQPGTTLRFATTDAMVSGTNTSRGELIVRGTLNASGTVSQPVTIDSTGSSPGSWWGIQLASTSTGSSFANAVISRATYGIWLDSGTQTLTGLTAQGNTNGVYFTGDGAGSVTNAILRDNSNDGIYVGIASGSTKSVTITGATIYGNTGYGLNARGASGANLTVNVRNSVVVGNSVGVYRFASSGTTTVDVTHSNVWANSGSDYSGTTAGTGSFSANPLFVNEPSNLRLSANSPARFASSTNTDIGALPYTGDATTGLLGVLWNDLTLGAAGSPHLVTGDLTVAPGVTLRLQPGATLRFATTDAMVSGTNTNRGELIVRGTLNAAGTRAQPVTIDSTGSSPGSWWGIQLAATSTGSSFFNAVVSRATYGIWLEAGVQVINGLTAHGNTNGVYFTGEGRGVVTNALIRDNSNDGIYVAINASGTKTVDIINATLYGNTGYGVNARGASGANLTVNVKNSIVIGNSVGVYRFASSGTTTVDVTYSNVWGNSGSNYSGTSAGTGCISVNPQFAAEPTDLRLQGSSLCIDAGTAVGAPTADLDGNPRPLDGDGLGGAQFDMGAYEYAGLSVCGDGLIGQGEACDDGAMNGQYGYCRADCSGPGPSCGDGITNGPEQCDDGNANNNDGCLNTCRLATCGDGVVREGVEACDDGNQSNDDACLNTCEIATCGDGFVQAGVEECDDGNTVDGDGCSAACLSEGQSGVGGGGMGGAGGDEPGAGGAGGAGGNVGGGGPGQGGEGGENPGAGGAGLGGVGGSGAAGDGSAGDDGGCGCRVAGSEGGAQGQALLVLAGFAAVIARRQRRNRQAA; the protein is encoded by the coding sequence ATGATGAAGCGACCCCACGCGCTCGCGGCGCCTCTGCTCGCGGTGCTCACGGTGCTCGCGCTGTCCGTCGGCTTGACGCGCAGCGCCGCGGCACAGACGACGATCCCTGGTGGCAACGTGATCAACCAGACCTGGACGACGGCGGGCAGTCCGTACGTCGTGCAGGGGGACATCGTGGTGCCGGCAGGGGCGACGCTGACGATCGAGGCAGGGACGCAGGTCCACTTCACGTCGTCGGATGGGCAGGTGTCGGGCGTGGACACGGCGCGGGTCGAGATGACGGTGCGCGGGACGCTGAACGTGAACGGCACGGCGGCGAGCCCGGTGGTGTTCCAGGCCAGCTCGGGCAGCTCGCCGGGGAGCTGGTACGGGGTGCGGGCGGACCAGGCGTCGACGGTGCTGAACACCAGCTACCTGGAGGTGCGGCACGCGCGGTTCGGGGTCCACGTGAGCAACGGGGAGCAGACGCTCACCAGGATCACGGCGCGGAACAACACGAACGGGATCTACTTCGCCGAGGGTGGGTCCGGCAGCGTGGTGGACTCGGTCATCCGGGACAACAGCAATGACGGCATCTATGCCGGGGTGCTCGCCGGCAGCACGGCCAGCGTCGACGTCGTGGGGAGCACGCTGTACGGCAACACCGGGTACGGGCTGAACGCGCGCGGGGCGAGCGGCGCCAACCTGACCGTCCATGTCAGGAACAGCGTCGTCGTCGGGAACTCGGTCGGCGTGTACCGCTTCTCGTCGTCGGGGACGACCACGGTCGACGTCACCCACTCGAACGTGTGGGCGAACAGCGGGAGTGACTATTCCGGCACCACGGCTGGGACCGGGAGCTTCTCGGCAAACCCGCTGTTCGTGAACGAGCCGTCGAACCTGAGGCTCAGCGCCAACTCGCCGGCACGCTTCGCTTCCAGCACGAACACGGACATCGGCGCGCTGCCCTACACGGGTGATGCGACGACGGGGCTGCTCGGTGTGCTCTGGAACGACCTGACCCTGGGCGCCGCGGGTTCTCCTCACCTGGTCACGGGCGATCTCACGGTGGCCCCCGGCGTGACGCTGACGTTGCAGCCGGGGACGACGCTGCGCTTCGCGACGACGGACGCGATGGTCTCGGGGACGAACACGAGCCGCGGCGAGCTGATCGTGCGAGGGACGCTGAATGCTTCGGGGACGGTCAGCCAGCCGGTGACCATCGACTCGACCGGCTCGAGCCCGGGCTCCTGGTGGGGGATCCAGCTCGCATCCACCTCGACGGGCAGCTCGTTCGCGAACGCGGTGATCTCCAGGGCGACCTACGGGATCTGGCTCGACAGCGGCACACAGACGCTGACCGGGCTGACGGCCCAGGGGAACACCAACGGTGTGTACTTCACGGGTGACGGGGCAGGGTCGGTGACCAACGCGATCCTCCGCGACAACTCGAATGACGGGATCTACGTCGGGATCGCCAGCGGTTCGACCAAGAGCGTCACCATCACCGGCGCGACGATCTACGGGAACACAGGGTACGGGCTGAACGCGCGCGGGGCGAGCGGCGCGAACCTGACCGTCAACGTCAGGAACAGCGTCGTCGTCGGCAACTCGGTCGGCGTGTACCGCTTCGCGTCGTCGGGGACGACCACGGTCGACGTCACCCACTCGAACGTGTGGGCGAACAGCGGGAGCGACTACTCCGGCACCACGGCTGGGACCGGGAGCTTCTCGGCAAACCCGCTGTTCGTGAACGAGCCGTCGAACCTGAGGCTCAGCGCCAACTCGCCGGCGCGTTTCGCCTCCAGCACGAACACGGACATCGGCGCGCTGCCCTACACGGGCGACGCGACCACGGGGCTGCTCGGCGTGCTCTGGAACGACCTGACCCTGGGCGCCGCGGGTTCTCCTCACCTGGTCACGGGCGACCTCACCGTCGCCCCGGGGGTGACCTTGCGGCTGCAACCCGGCGCCACGCTGCGCTTCGCGACGACGGACGCGATGGTCTCGGGGACGAACACGAACCGCGGCGAGCTGATCGTGCGCGGCACGCTGAACGCGGCGGGGACGCGCGCGCAGCCGGTGACCATCGACTCGACGGGATCGAGCCCGGGCTCCTGGTGGGGGATCCAGCTCGCGGCCACCTCGACGGGCAGCTCGTTCTTCAACGCGGTGGTCTCCAGGGCGACCTACGGGATCTGGCTCGAAGCCGGCGTGCAGGTCATCAACGGATTGACGGCCCACGGGAACACCAACGGCGTGTACTTCACGGGCGAAGGGCGCGGCGTGGTGACCAATGCGCTCATCCGCGACAACTCGAACGACGGCATCTACGTCGCAATCAATGCGAGCGGGACCAAGACCGTCGACATCATCAACGCCACGCTCTACGGCAACACGGGCTACGGGGTGAACGCACGCGGAGCGAGCGGTGCGAACCTGACCGTCAACGTCAAGAACAGCATCGTCATCGGCAACTCGGTCGGGGTGTACCGTTTCGCGTCGTCGGGCACGACGACCGTCGACGTCACCTACTCGAACGTGTGGGGGAACAGCGGCTCCAACTACTCCGGCACGTCGGCAGGGACCGGGTGCATCTCGGTGAACCCGCAGTTCGCGGCCGAGCCGACGGACCTGCGGCTCCAGGGCTCCAGCCTGTGCATCGACGCGGGGACCGCCGTGGGCGCGCCGACCGCGGACCTCGACGGGAACCCGCGGCCTCTGGACGGAGACGGGCTGGGCGGGGCGCAATTCGACATGGGGGCGTACGAGTACGCAGGGCTTTCGGTGTGCGGTGACGGGCTGATCGGCCAGGGCGAGGCCTGCGACGATGGGGCGATGAACGGGCAGTACGGCTACTGCCGCGCCGACTGCTCGGGGCCAGGGCCGAGCTGCGGGGACGGGATCACCAACGGGCCCGAGCAGTGCGACGACGGGAACGCGAACAACAACGATGGCTGCTTGAACACGTGCAGGCTGGCCACCTGCGGTGACGGCGTCGTCCGCGAGGGCGTCGAGGCGTGCGACGACGGCAACCAGAGCAACGACGACGCGTGCCTGAACACCTGCGAGATCGCCACCTGCGGTGATGGGTTCGTGCAGGCCGGGGTCGAGGAGTGCGACGACGGGAACACCGTCGACGGTGACGGGTGCAGCGCGGCTTGCCTGAGCGAGGGACAGAGCGGCGTCGGCGGCGGCGGCATGGGTGGCGCCGGTGGCGATGAGCCAGGCGCTGGCGGCGCAGGGGGCGCTGGCGGAAATGTCGGCGGCGGTGGCCCGGGACAGGGCGGCGAAGGTGGCGAGAACCCGGGCGCGGGCGGCGCTGGCCTCGGCGGCGTGGGCGGTTCGGGCGCGGCAGGCGATGGCAGCGCCGGGGACGATGGCGGCTGCGGGTGCCGGGTCGCAGGATCCGAGGGCGGTGCGCAAGGGCAGGCGCTGCTGGTCCTCGCTGGCTTCGCGGCGGTGATCGCGCGACGGCAGCGGCGCAATCGACAGGCTGCCTGA
- a CDS encoding serine/threonine-protein kinase yields the protein MEGLPVQPGTVLAGKYLVEGVLGAGGMGVVVTAQQLGLDRSVALKLMLPGKLVGPEALGRFLREARATARLRSQHVARVFDAGTTEEGAPYIVFERLEGLDLAALLQRDGPLPMEDAVECVLQACEGIAEAHAAGLVHRDLKPSNLFLTTHADGSPCVKVLDFGITKETGTDIRLTSGQAAIGSPLYMSPEQMRSSREVDARSDIWSMGVVLYELCAGTPPFYAETVQHLCAKVLVEPPTPLATLRSGLPSALEVVLLRCLEKDREARFRDIAELAAALGDFAPARARAYVDRVAAVLHGRGRGSHAGSTAPVPVPAPAVTTRLAPDSPPLHPAAQLPLHPAAHAPSTATPSPAQGNSPTAWGAHATAKSAEERSTAPAPRSRRPGLRAAVAALALALLGGVGFRFGVAPRWHERAESSSARDEPAEHAAADAPSDGAQRAHAPGAPTLASTSSPLAATPPSLDENAGHTPTPAGLTSTNASAVPRPSSASTGASTLPRPVIPSPPAARSATATPGTRPAGTTATPPATTTNPYQRK from the coding sequence ATGGAAGGCCTCCCCGTCCAGCCAGGGACGGTGCTCGCCGGCAAATACCTGGTCGAGGGGGTGCTCGGCGCGGGCGGCATGGGGGTCGTGGTCACGGCTCAGCAGCTCGGCCTGGATCGCTCGGTCGCGTTGAAGCTGATGCTCCCGGGCAAGCTGGTCGGGCCGGAGGCGCTGGGGCGCTTCCTGCGCGAGGCGCGCGCCACGGCGCGGCTGCGGAGCCAGCACGTGGCGCGGGTCTTCGACGCCGGCACCACCGAGGAGGGGGCGCCGTACATCGTGTTCGAGCGGCTGGAGGGGCTCGATCTGGCGGCCCTGCTGCAACGCGACGGGCCGCTGCCGATGGAAGACGCGGTGGAGTGCGTGCTCCAGGCCTGCGAGGGCATCGCCGAGGCGCACGCGGCGGGGCTCGTGCACCGGGATCTCAAGCCGTCGAACCTCTTCCTGACGACGCACGCCGATGGCTCGCCTTGTGTGAAGGTGCTCGATTTCGGCATCACCAAGGAGACGGGGACCGACATCCGGCTCACGAGCGGGCAAGCCGCGATCGGGTCGCCGCTCTACATGTCGCCGGAGCAGATGCGCTCGTCCCGTGAGGTCGACGCGCGCTCGGACATCTGGTCGATGGGCGTGGTCCTGTACGAACTCTGCGCAGGGACGCCGCCGTTCTACGCAGAGACCGTGCAGCACCTGTGCGCGAAGGTGCTGGTCGAGCCGCCAACGCCGCTCGCGACGCTGCGCTCGGGGCTGCCGAGTGCGCTGGAGGTGGTGCTGTTGCGTTGCCTGGAGAAGGATCGCGAGGCGCGCTTTCGCGACATCGCCGAGCTCGCGGCGGCGCTCGGGGACTTCGCGCCCGCACGGGCCCGCGCGTACGTGGATCGCGTGGCCGCAGTGCTGCATGGGCGCGGTCGTGGTTCGCACGCTGGGTCAACGGCTCCGGTGCCCGTCCCCGCGCCGGCGGTCACGACGCGCCTCGCTCCGGACTCACCTCCGCTCCACCCCGCGGCGCAGCTTCCCCTCCACCCCGCGGCGCACGCGCCTTCGACGGCCACGCCGTCCCCTGCGCAGGGGAACTCGCCGACAGCATGGGGAGCGCACGCGACGGCGAAGTCCGCCGAGGAACGCAGCACCGCACCTGCTCCGCGCTCGCGGAGGCCCGGCCTACGCGCGGCCGTAGCGGCGCTCGCTCTCGCGCTGCTCGGTGGGGTGGGCTTTCGCTTCGGGGTGGCTCCACGCTGGCATGAGCGCGCGGAGTCGTCCTCCGCACGCGACGAGCCCGCGGAGCACGCCGCAGCGGATGCCCCCTCGGACGGAGCGCAGCGAGCGCACGCGCCAGGGGCTCCGACGCTGGCCTCGACGTCTTCGCCTCTCGCGGCGACTCCTCCCTCGCTGGACGAGAACGCAGGGCACACGCCCACGCCTGCCGGCCTCACGAGCACGAACGCGAGCGCGGTCCCCAGGCCGTCCTCCGCATCGACCGGGGCGAGCACGCTGCCCAGGCCCGTGATCCCGAGCCCGCCAGCCGCGCGCAGCGCGACCGCGACACCAGGGACCAGGCCAGCCGGAACGACGGCGACCCCGCCGGCGACGACGACCAATCCCTACCAGCGGAAATGA
- a CDS encoding tetratricopeptide repeat protein — MRRPLAGEVLLALGCALLLIGTPQSASGEPTQADQAAADALFNEAQQLLEAGQFDAACPRFLESHRLDPAAGTLLNLGDCHERAGRTASAWGAFREAYALARQVGDKVREQEAQRRADALKPRLSYLTIEAAASEAQGALTITRGGREVAPGLWGVAVPVDPGAHAVVVSAPGKETWRTTVQVAPGGGTTRVVCPTLQISSVTSTPLEEKPPEFWSTQRVLGAALGSLGVASGVAGAVFGAQAMQLMNDSNRHCGEGDPGPCSARGVTLREHADQAATAANVMFIVGGVALVGGVVLFATAGPGGRGPAAAAVRVEAWPALGRVALTGQW; from the coding sequence GTGCGCCGCCCGCTCGCTGGTGAGGTGCTCCTCGCGCTCGGGTGTGCGCTCTTGCTGATCGGGACGCCGCAAAGCGCCTCAGGAGAGCCGACGCAAGCCGATCAGGCCGCAGCCGACGCGCTGTTCAACGAGGCGCAGCAGCTCCTCGAGGCCGGCCAGTTCGATGCGGCATGTCCTCGCTTTCTCGAAAGTCACCGTCTGGATCCTGCGGCAGGGACGCTGCTCAACCTGGGGGACTGCCATGAACGCGCTGGGCGCACGGCGAGCGCGTGGGGCGCGTTCCGGGAGGCGTACGCGCTCGCGCGGCAGGTGGGGGACAAGGTGCGGGAGCAGGAGGCGCAGCGGCGTGCGGACGCGCTGAAGCCGCGGCTGTCGTACCTCACGATCGAGGCCGCGGCGTCGGAGGCTCAAGGCGCGCTCACGATCACGCGCGGTGGACGCGAGGTCGCGCCGGGCCTGTGGGGGGTGGCCGTGCCGGTGGATCCTGGAGCGCACGCGGTGGTCGTGAGCGCGCCGGGCAAGGAGACGTGGCGGACGACGGTGCAGGTCGCGCCGGGTGGAGGGACGACGCGTGTCGTCTGTCCAACGCTCCAGATCTCATCGGTGACGTCGACGCCGCTCGAGGAGAAACCGCCAGAGTTCTGGTCGACCCAGCGCGTCCTGGGGGCGGCGCTGGGCAGCCTCGGGGTGGCCAGCGGGGTCGCTGGCGCGGTGTTCGGAGCGCAGGCCATGCAGCTCATGAACGACTCGAATCGCCACTGCGGGGAGGGAGATCCGGGGCCTTGCAGCGCCAGAGGGGTGACGTTGCGCGAGCACGCCGATCAGGCGGCGACGGCAGCGAACGTGATGTTCATCGTGGGTGGCGTGGCGCTGGTGGGCGGGGTGGTGCTGTTCGCGACGGCGGGGCCCGGGGGGCGAGGTCCAGCGGCCGCGGCGGTGCGGGTGGAGGCGTGGCCTGCCCTGGGGCGGGTGGCGCTCACTGGGCAGTGGTGA
- a CDS encoding Glu/Leu/Phe/Val dehydrogenase dimerization domain-containing protein — MPIFDTLAATEHEQVLFCHDPAAGYRAILAIHSTTLGPAIGGTRLWRYPTEDAALVDALRLSAGMTYKNALAGLPAGGGKAVILLGDTPPDRDQLFRAHGRFIERLGGRFVTGEDVGTTPEDMARIHLETAHVKGLVQGMGDPSPWTARGVFHAMRAAARSRWGTDALAGRKVAIQGSGNVGGHLARLLTEAGAQLVIADVDAAHAERVARATGATIVSPDAILRTEADVLAPCALGGVLDDQSIPEIRAEIIVGGANNQLLAPRHAGALAARGILFIPDYVASAGGVLSGAVDLFGWPRSELERKIEGIHDTVLRVLEIAKAEGMSPSDAAERLARRRIEEGRR, encoded by the coding sequence ATGCCGATCTTCGACACCCTCGCCGCCACCGAGCACGAGCAGGTGCTCTTCTGCCACGACCCTGCGGCTGGCTACCGCGCCATCCTCGCCATCCACAGCACCACGCTCGGCCCGGCCATCGGCGGAACGCGCCTCTGGCGCTACCCGACCGAGGACGCCGCGCTCGTCGACGCGCTCCGGCTCTCCGCCGGCATGACCTACAAGAACGCGCTCGCCGGCCTGCCCGCGGGCGGCGGCAAGGCCGTGATCCTCCTCGGCGACACGCCCCCCGACCGGGACCAGCTCTTCCGGGCACACGGCAGGTTCATCGAGCGCCTCGGCGGTCGCTTCGTCACTGGCGAGGACGTCGGCACCACCCCCGAGGACATGGCCCGCATCCACCTGGAGACCGCCCACGTCAAAGGCCTCGTCCAGGGGATGGGCGACCCCTCCCCCTGGACCGCGCGCGGCGTCTTTCACGCCATGCGCGCCGCCGCCCGCTCCCGCTGGGGCACCGACGCGCTCGCCGGCCGGAAGGTGGCCATCCAGGGCAGCGGCAACGTCGGCGGCCACCTCGCCCGCCTCCTCACCGAGGCCGGCGCCCAGCTCGTGATCGCCGACGTCGACGCCGCCCACGCCGAGCGCGTGGCCCGCGCGACCGGCGCCACCATCGTCTCACCGGACGCCATCCTCCGCACCGAAGCCGACGTGCTCGCCCCGTGCGCCCTCGGCGGCGTGCTCGACGACCAGAGCATCCCCGAGATCCGCGCCGAGATCATCGTCGGCGGCGCCAACAACCAGCTTCTCGCGCCCCGCCACGCGGGCGCCCTCGCTGCCCGAGGGATCCTGTTCATCCCCGACTACGTGGCCAGCGCCGGCGGTGTGCTCAGCGGCGCCGTGGACCTCTTCGGCTGGCCGCGCTCCGAGCTGGAGCGCAAGATCGAGGGCATCCACGACACGGTGCTGCGCGTGCTGGAGATCGCGAAGGCCGAGGGCATGTCGCCGAGCGACGCTGCCGAGCGTCTTGCCCGCCGCCGCATCGAGGAGGGGCGGCGCTGA
- a CDS encoding DUF4215 domain-containing protein has protein sequence MLKRRATRSSLCFPWSCALLVGLSGSAAAQTTIPAGNLGNQTWTPAGSPYTVQGDVVVAAGATLTIEAGTEVRFATTDSTNSGLAAQFVELIVRGTLTVNGTAARPVVFRSAAADTSGRWYGLVAQEPTASMHVQHAELRHAQHAFYLMDGQHTLNGLLVHSSQIGAYLRGGAWGRVTNSVFRNNSSAIFILRDGNAAGNIDLVNNTIHANTSSGVYTRATTGFSVLVNVTNCIITSNARGLERNSGSSSGPSSVNVTHSNVWGNTIANYAAVTAGTGTLSVDPRYVATPGNLRLQPTSACIDAGTATGAPSHDFDGSPRPADGDGVGGAAFDMGAFERPAPPVCGDGLVGAGEACDDGPLNGQYGHCRSDCGGPGARCGDGITNGPEQCDDGNQNNGDACLNSCVTATCGDGFVQAGVEQCDDGNQSNHDGCLNTCTTASCGDGFVQSGVEQCDDGNQSNGDACLNTCVTATCGDGFVQVGVEQCDDGNQSNNDGCLNTCITATCGDGFVQAGVEQCDDGNQSNGDACLNTCVTATCGDGFVQAGVEQCDDGNQSNGDACLNTCVTATCGDGFVQAGVEQCDDGNQSNGDACLNTCVTATCGDGFVQVGVEQCDDGNPIDTDACRNNCALPSCGDGVVQQGEACDDGNQSNDDGCLNTCILATCGDGFVQEGVEACDDGNEDDTDGCVEGCVEAACGDGFVQEGVEDCDDGNTASGDGCAADCMSEGQGGAGGGAGGAGGAGGAGEAGGAGGAGGAGGAGGGAGGSGGAGLGGTGGSNSGGGDGAAEDDGGCGCRAAGVESSSQGGSALLLLGGLAAMVGRRRQGKRAA, from the coding sequence ATGCTGAAGCGTCGAGCCACGCGGTCGTCATTGTGTTTTCCGTGGTCGTGCGCGCTGCTCGTCGGGCTCTCGGGCAGCGCTGCGGCGCAGACGACGATCCCGGCGGGGAACCTCGGCAACCAGACGTGGACCCCCGCAGGGAGCCCTTACACGGTGCAGGGCGACGTCGTGGTCGCGGCCGGTGCGACGCTGACGATCGAGGCGGGCACCGAGGTCCGCTTCGCCACGACGGACTCGACGAACAGCGGACTGGCCGCGCAGTTCGTGGAGCTGATCGTGCGCGGGACGCTGACCGTGAACGGCACCGCGGCGAGGCCGGTGGTGTTCCGCTCCGCCGCGGCTGACACGTCAGGACGCTGGTACGGGCTGGTGGCGCAGGAGCCCACGGCTTCGATGCACGTGCAGCACGCCGAGCTGCGGCACGCGCAGCACGCCTTCTACCTCATGGATGGCCAGCACACGCTGAACGGCCTCCTGGTCCACAGCAGCCAGATCGGCGCTTACCTTCGTGGAGGCGCCTGGGGGAGGGTGACCAACTCGGTCTTCCGCAACAACAGCTCGGCCATCTTCATCCTCCGGGATGGCAACGCGGCGGGCAACATCGACCTCGTGAACAACACCATCCACGCCAACACGAGCAGCGGTGTGTACACGCGCGCGACGACCGGCTTCAGCGTGCTCGTGAACGTCACGAACTGCATCATCACGAGCAACGCCAGGGGCCTCGAGCGCAACTCGGGCTCCAGCTCCGGGCCTTCGTCGGTCAACGTCACCCATTCGAACGTGTGGGGTAACACGATCGCCAACTACGCCGCGGTCACCGCGGGGACGGGCACCCTCTCGGTCGATCCGCGCTACGTGGCGACCCCGGGAAACCTGCGGCTCCAGCCCACGAGCGCTTGCATCGATGCGGGGACGGCGACGGGGGCGCCCAGCCACGATTTCGACGGGAGTCCTCGGCCCGCGGACGGGGATGGAGTCGGTGGAGCCGCGTTCGACATGGGCGCCTTCGAGCGCCCTGCGCCGCCAGTCTGCGGTGACGGGCTCGTGGGTGCAGGCGAAGCCTGTGACGATGGTCCGCTCAATGGGCAGTATGGTCATTGCCGCTCGGATTGCGGAGGGCCCGGAGCACGCTGTGGCGACGGGATCACGAATGGTCCGGAGCAGTGCGACGATGGCAATCAGAACAACGGCGATGCCTGCTTGAACTCGTGCGTCACGGCGACCTGCGGCGACGGTTTCGTGCAGGCCGGCGTCGAGCAATGCGACGATGGCAATCAAAGCAACCATGACGGCTGCCTGAATACCTGTACCACCGCAAGCTGCGGAGATGGCTTCGTGCAGTCGGGCGTCGAGCAGTGCGACGATGGCAACCAGAGCAACGGCGATGCCTGTCTGAACACGTGCGTCACCGCGACCTGTGGCGACGGCTTCGTGCAGGTCGGCGTCGAGCAATGCGACGATGGCAATCAGAGCAACAATGATGGCTGCCTGAACACCTGCATCACCGCGACCTGCGGCGATGGCTTCGTGCAGGCTGGCGTCGAGCAGTGCGACGACGGCAACCAGAGCAACGGCGATGCCTGTCTGAACACGTGCGTCACCGCGACCTGTGGCGACGGCTTCGTGCAGGCTGGCGTCGAGCAGTGCGACGACGGCAACCAGAGCAACGGCGATGCGTGTCTGAACACGTGCGTCACCGCGACCTGCGGCGACGGCTTCGTGCAGGCTGGCGTCGAGCAGTGCGACGACGGCAACCAGAGCAACGGCGATGCGTGTCTGAACACGTGCGTCACCGCGACCTGTGGCGACGGCTTCGTGCAGGTCGGCGTCGAGCAGTGCGACGACGGCAACCCGATCGATACCGATGCCTGCCGTAACAACTGCGCGCTGCCGAGCTGTGGCGACGGCGTGGTGCAGCAGGGGGAAGCCTGCGACGATGGCAACCAGAGCAACGACGACGGCTGCTTGAACACATGCATCCTCGCGACGTGTGGTGACGGGTTCGTCCAGGAGGGCGTCGAGGCGTGTGACGACGGCAATGAGGACGACACCGATGGGTGTGTCGAGGGGTGCGTCGAAGCCGCCTGCGGCGACGGCTTCGTCCAGGAAGGCGTCGAGGACTGCGACGATGGCAACACCGCCAGCGGGGATGGCTGCGCTGCCGACTGCATGAGTGAAGGTCAGGGAGGCGCTGGCGGAGGCGCTGGCGGCGCTGGCGGCGCTGGCGGCGCTGGCGAAGCTGGCGGCGCTGGCGGCGCTGGCGGCGCTGGCGGCGCTGGCGGAGGCGCTGGGGGCAGCGGTGGCGCTGGGCTCGGAGGGACCGGAGGCTCGAACAGCGGCGGCGGCGACGGGGCTGCCGAGGACGATGGTGGGTGCGGATGTCGTGCAGCGGGCGTCGAGAGCAGCTCGCAGGGGGGAAGCGCCCTGCTGCTGCTGGGCGGCCTGGCAGCGATGGTCGGGCGGCGACGACAGGGGAAGCGCGCCGCCTGA
- a CDS encoding polymer-forming cytoskeletal protein: protein MVRRNALALLALFVSLLCSLPVAAQPPDTAAQPPDTTAAPPAPAATPVESASPSEGAHGAPSEVSASPVMPYEKSDLLFRMGEPLEIDVGKRVGQAVTLGSDAHVAGTVTDDLLVIGGNAVVTGEVLGDVTVVGGQLELGAAARVGNVTLVQSEMKLAPGAAILGQVTRSSGPIWGWGVGWFFWLSASAFVVVCGLVFAALGGRQLAGAAMLLSRRPGSAGLSALALWVGLPLLATLALMSVVGIPIGFAVLFFALPVLWFLGYLVFGAEVGLLLGKWRGAKVPTDHPYVAVAVGLLVMQLVAFVPWIGGLFAFLAGLWGAGALVLRSLRVLQGEPQEVMAA, encoded by the coding sequence ATGGTCCGGAGGAATGCGCTCGCCCTGCTCGCCCTGTTCGTCTCGCTGCTCTGCTCGCTGCCGGTCGCGGCCCAGCCGCCCGACACGGCCGCCCAGCCGCCCGACACGACGGCAGCACCACCGGCACCGGCGGCCACGCCGGTCGAGTCCGCATCGCCGAGCGAGGGAGCCCACGGGGCGCCGAGCGAGGTCTCGGCGTCGCCCGTGATGCCGTACGAGAAGTCGGATCTGCTGTTCCGGATGGGCGAGCCCCTGGAGATCGATGTGGGCAAGCGGGTCGGTCAGGCGGTGACGCTCGGCAGCGACGCGCATGTCGCAGGGACGGTGACGGATGATCTGCTGGTGATCGGGGGCAACGCGGTCGTGACGGGCGAGGTGCTCGGCGACGTGACGGTCGTGGGAGGGCAGCTCGAGCTCGGGGCGGCGGCTCGGGTCGGGAACGTGACGCTGGTGCAGTCGGAGATGAAGCTCGCGCCAGGGGCTGCGATCCTCGGGCAGGTGACGCGGAGCAGTGGGCCCATCTGGGGCTGGGGTGTGGGGTGGTTCTTCTGGCTGAGCGCGAGCGCGTTCGTGGTGGTGTGCGGGCTCGTGTTCGCTGCGCTGGGGGGGCGGCAGCTCGCGGGCGCAGCGATGCTGCTTTCGCGGCGTCCAGGGAGCGCGGGGCTGAGCGCGCTGGCGCTGTGGGTCGGGCTGCCGCTCCTGGCGACGCTGGCGTTGATGTCGGTGGTGGGCATTCCGATCGGGTTCGCGGTGCTGTTCTTCGCGCTGCCGGTACTGTGGTTCCTCGGATACCTGGTGTTCGGTGCGGAGGTGGGGCTCTTGCTCGGGAAGTGGCGCGGGGCGAAGGTGCCGACGGATCATCCGTATGTGGCGGTCGCCGTGGGACTGCTGGTGATGCAGCTCGTGGCGTTCGTGCCGTGGATCGGGGGGCTGTTCGCGTTCCTCGCGGGGCTCTGGGGTGCGGGAGCGCTGGTGCTCCGATCGCTGCGGGTGCTGCAAGGAGAGCCGCAAGAGGTGATGGCGGCTTGA